The following coding sequences are from one Maniola hyperantus chromosome 7, iAphHyp1.2, whole genome shotgun sequence window:
- the RpS20 gene encoding small ribosomal subunit protein uS10: MAAAVVSGKDIEKPQAEVSPIHRIRITLTSRNVRSLEKVCSDLINGAKKQKLRVKGPVRMPTKILRITTRKTPCGEGSKTWDRFQMRIHKRVIDLHSPSEIVKQITSINIEPGVEVEVTIADA; the protein is encoded by the exons ATG GCAGCCGCCGTAGTGTCAGGCAAAGATATTGAGAAGCCCCAGGCGGAGGTGTCTCCCATCCATCGCATCCGCATCACGCTCACATCTCGCAATGTACGCTCGCTGGAGAAGGTCTGCTCCGACTTGATCAATGGCGCCAAGAAACAGAAGCTGCGTGTCAAG GGCCCAGTCCGCATGCCAACCAAGATCCTGCGCATCACGACGCGCAAGACGCCCTGCGGTGAGGGTTCCAAGACCTGGGACCGGTTCCAGATGCGGATCCACAAGCGCGTCATCGACCTGCACTCGCCGTCCGAGATCGTGAAGCAGATCACCTCCATCAACATCGAGCCCGGGGTCGAGGTCGAGGTCACCATCGCCGACGCGTAG